One uncultured Flavobacterium sp. genomic window, CTGTAAACAAAACTCCTTCAATATGATCGTATTCGTGCTGAATAACTCTTGCTATTAAACCATCAAAAACCTCTGTTTTCATTACAAAATCTTCTTCGCAATATTCTATTGTAACAGTTGGTTTTCTATAAACATCTTCGCGAACATCCGGAATACTTAAGCATCCTTCGTTAAAACTCCACTCCTCACCTTCTTCTTTAACAATCTTAGCGTTGATAAAAGTTTTTTTAAACCCTTTTAAGTTTTTTTGCTCTTCTGCCGATAAATCTTCATCATCGCTAAAAGGAGTCGTATCAATCACAAACAAACGAATTGCCATACCCACTTGCGGTGCAGCAAGTCCAACACCATAAGCGTTATACATGGTTTCATACATGTTTGCTATTGTTTCTTTTAAGTTTGGGTAATCCGGCGCAATTGCCTCACCCACTTTTCTTAAAATAGGATCACCGTATCCTACAATTGGTAAAATCATTTGTATTATTTTAATGTATTATCTACTGAAAAACCTAAATTTAGTCCTCCTTTAATTAGGTGGCAAAAATAGTAAAAAATAGTCAATGAATAATTGTCTTCAATAGAATATATCTATTTTTTGATTACTACGCAAAATCTCATCCATAATTATGCCAAAATAATTCGTACAATTCTTACCTTTGCTAGTAAACCGCAATATATGCTTGATCGTATCTCGAAATTTACCAACAGTACTTCTTTTTTAAACGCCTCAAAAGTAACTATTGCTTCTGTTGTTCCTGTCCTGATTTTAAATTTCTTAGGGCACTTTGAAATTGGTTTTACAATTGCTTTAGGTGCCTTTTATACGTACCCAAGTGATATCCCAAGTTCATTAAGTCATAAGATTAAAGGACTTATTGTTGCTTCATTTATTGTTTCCGGTGTCAATTTACTAGTAAATCTTGCTTATCCATATCCCTTAATATTTTATCCTTTTCTGGGGTTTCTTCTTTTTTTATGTTCCATGATTTCTGTTTATGGGCAACGTGCTACTTTGGTTTCATTCTCGGCTTTATTATCGATTTCATTATCATTTGGACATTTGCATGAAGGATGGGAAGCTTTTCAGTATTCTGGTTTTATCTTTATTGGTGGTATTTTATATTTGATTGTATCTCTTGTTTTTCATTTTATACAACCTTATAAGTATGTAGAACTGGAAATTGCTGAAGGAATAAAACTAACAGCAAAATATTTAAAATTAAGAGGTGATTTATGGAGCCCCGAAGCTAATCGACAAGCCATAATTGAAAAACAATTGGCCGTTCAGGTTGATTTAAATCTGATTCATGAAGATTTAAGAAAAATGCTTATTGGTAATCAAAATGCGTCCGGAACTACGAGTCAAAACCGTAAAATGCTGCTTGTTTTTATCACATTAGTCGAAATTCAGGAGTTGGCACTTTATACTTCCTTTGATCACAGTAAGCTTCACGAAAAATTTGCTAAACATCCAGAGGTTCTCAGAACATATCAAAATGTGGCTTATAAACTAGCTTCTACTTTGAAGAAGCTTTCTAAAAATGTGCATCATATTAGCGTT contains:
- the def gene encoding peptide deformylase, whose protein sequence is MILPIVGYGDPILRKVGEAIAPDYPNLKETIANMYETMYNAYGVGLAAPQVGMAIRLFVIDTTPFSDDEDLSAEEQKNLKGFKKTFINAKIVKEEGEEWSFNEGCLSIPDVREDVYRKPTVTIEYCEEDFVMKTEVFDGLIARVIQHEYDHIEGVLFTDKISSLKKRLIQKKLKNITEGKTFQEYRMKFAAAKKGR